The following coding sequences are from one Eucalyptus grandis isolate ANBG69807.140 chromosome 11, ASM1654582v1, whole genome shotgun sequence window:
- the LOC104427701 gene encoding serine carboxypeptidase-like 51 isoform X1, with protein sequence MEKHLLLLSFLLLFSFGHPRFTSAEGTSDGFEQWGYIDVRPGAHLFWWLYRSPYRVEDPSKPWPVLLWLQGGPGGSSVGFGNFGEIGPLDENLQPRNFTWLRKADLLFVDSPVATGFSYVEDESLVVKTDYEAAADLITLLIELFNGNETLQKSPLFVFAESYGGKFASALGITALEAIEAGKLKARLGGVALGDSWISPEDFVFSWGPVLKVMSRIDENGLNQSNSLALKIQQQLAEGKSENATATWSDLEGVILRYSNNVDFYNFMLDDVSNPAAVTESRTRSNRYIERTSAGAGAANSGLGNLMNGPIRKKLKVIPDNVTWQGQGGLVFPAFHGDFMKPRIEEVDKLLAKGVNVTVYNGQLDLICATKGTEAWLNKLKWDGLSSFLSEDRVPLYCGKGFTGFSVLDTWYPSTSHAFPYKWWAASLSRQANLSLKTKQTQSSLTATVDFSYQGQHRRKAKTGRQRIVYSRFLHTKKVLYK encoded by the exons ATGGAGAAACATTtgcttctcctttcttttctccttttgttctCGTTTGGACATCCCCGATTTACCTCAGCTGAAGGAACAAGTGACGGGTTCGAGCAGTGGGGATACATCGACGTTCGACCAG GGGCTCACCTCTTCTGGTGGCTATACAGAAGTCCGTATAGAGTTGAAGACCCTTCCAAACCATGGCCAGTACTGCTGTGGCTCCAAGGAGGCCCT GGAGGCTCCAGTGTTGGATTTGGAAACTTTGGGGAAATTGGACCACTGGATGAGAATTTGCAGCCCCGGAATTTCACATGGCTTCGAAAAGCAGATCTTTTATTTGTG GACAGTCCAGTGGCAACAGGCTTCAGTTATGTAGAGGATGAGAGCTTAGTAGTGAAAACAGACTATGAAGCAGCAGCTGATTTGATCACTTTGCTGATAGAGCTCTTCAATGGGAATGAGACCCTCCAAAAGAGCCCTCTGTTTGTCTTTGCAGAATCATATGGAGGCAAATTTGCTTCTGCTCTGGGAATAACAGCTCTAGAAGCTATTGAAGCTGGAAAACTGAAGGCCCGACTTGGGG GAGTTGCTTTGGGGGATAGCTGGATTTCTCCTGAGGACTTTGTG TTTTCGTGGGGACCTGTTCTTAAAGTCATGTCACGAATCGACGAGAATGGCCTGAATCAGTCAAATAG TTTAGCCCTGAAGATCCAGCAGCAACTTGCAGAAGGCAAATCGGAAAATGCCACCGCAACATGGTCTGACCTGGAGGGAGTCATCCTACGATACAGTAATAACGTG GACTTTTACAACTTCATGTTAGACGATGTGAGCAATCCTGCGGCGGTGACGGAGAGCAGAACGAGGTCAAATAGATACATCGAGAGAACCTCCGCTGGTGCAGGTGCAGCCAATAGTGGCTTAGGAAACTTGATGAACGGGCCGATCAGAAAAAAGCTAAAGGTCATTCCGGATAATGTGAC ATGGCAAGGACAAGGTGGCTTGGTTTTCCCAGCCTTCCATGGAGACTTCATGAAACCAAGAATCGAAGAG GTGGACAAGCTTTTAGCCAAAGGCGTGAACGTCACCGTTTACAATGGACAG CTGGATCTCATATGTGCAACAAAAGGAACAGAAGCATGGCTCAATAAGCTCAA GTGGGACGGTCTGAGCAGTTTCCTGAGTGAGGACCGTGTTCCTCTATACTGTGGAAAAGGC TTTACTGGATTCTCGGTGCTGGACACATG GTACCCATCGACCAGCCATGCATTTCCTTACAAATGGTGGGCAGCATCACTCAGTCGCCAAGCAAATCTTAGTTTGAAAACCAAGCAAACTCAAAGCAGCCTTACAGCAACAGTAGACTTTTCATATCAAGGTCAGCACAGGCGAAAGGCAAAAACAGGACGCCAGAGAATAGTCTATTCACGTTTCTTGCATACAAAGAAAGTGCTTTACAAATAA
- the LOC104427701 gene encoding serine carboxypeptidase-like 51 isoform X2, with product MEKHLLLLSFLLLFSFGHPRFTSAEGTSDGFEQWGYIDVRPGAHLFWWLYRSPYRVEDPSKPWPVLLWLQGGPGGSSVGFGNFGEIGPLDENLQPRNFTWLRKADLLFVDSPVATGFSYVEDESLVVKTDYEAAADLITLLIELFNGNETLQKSPLFVFAESYGGKFASALGITALEAIEAGKLKARLGGVALGDSWISPEDFVFSWGPVLKVMSRIDENGLNQSNSLALKIQQQLAEGKSENATATWSDLEGVILRYSNNVDFYNFMLDDVSNPAAVTESRTRSNRYIERTSAGAGAANSGLGNLMNGPIRKKLKVIPDNVTWQGQGGLVFPAFHGDFMKPRIEEIRKSHESFSGGQAFSQRRERHRLQWTAGSHMCNKRNRSMAQ from the exons ATGGAGAAACATTtgcttctcctttcttttctccttttgttctCGTTTGGACATCCCCGATTTACCTCAGCTGAAGGAACAAGTGACGGGTTCGAGCAGTGGGGATACATCGACGTTCGACCAG GGGCTCACCTCTTCTGGTGGCTATACAGAAGTCCGTATAGAGTTGAAGACCCTTCCAAACCATGGCCAGTACTGCTGTGGCTCCAAGGAGGCCCT GGAGGCTCCAGTGTTGGATTTGGAAACTTTGGGGAAATTGGACCACTGGATGAGAATTTGCAGCCCCGGAATTTCACATGGCTTCGAAAAGCAGATCTTTTATTTGTG GACAGTCCAGTGGCAACAGGCTTCAGTTATGTAGAGGATGAGAGCTTAGTAGTGAAAACAGACTATGAAGCAGCAGCTGATTTGATCACTTTGCTGATAGAGCTCTTCAATGGGAATGAGACCCTCCAAAAGAGCCCTCTGTTTGTCTTTGCAGAATCATATGGAGGCAAATTTGCTTCTGCTCTGGGAATAACAGCTCTAGAAGCTATTGAAGCTGGAAAACTGAAGGCCCGACTTGGGG GAGTTGCTTTGGGGGATAGCTGGATTTCTCCTGAGGACTTTGTG TTTTCGTGGGGACCTGTTCTTAAAGTCATGTCACGAATCGACGAGAATGGCCTGAATCAGTCAAATAG TTTAGCCCTGAAGATCCAGCAGCAACTTGCAGAAGGCAAATCGGAAAATGCCACCGCAACATGGTCTGACCTGGAGGGAGTCATCCTACGATACAGTAATAACGTG GACTTTTACAACTTCATGTTAGACGATGTGAGCAATCCTGCGGCGGTGACGGAGAGCAGAACGAGGTCAAATAGATACATCGAGAGAACCTCCGCTGGTGCAGGTGCAGCCAATAGTGGCTTAGGAAACTTGATGAACGGGCCGATCAGAAAAAAGCTAAAGGTCATTCCGGATAATGTGAC ATGGCAAGGACAAGGTGGCTTGGTTTTCCCAGCCTTCCATGGAGACTTCATGAAACCAAGAATCGAAGAG ATTAGGAAGTCTCATGAAAGTTTCTCAGGTGGACAAGCTTTTAGCCAAAGGCGTGAACGTCACCGTTTACAATGGACAG CTGGATCTCATATGTGCAACAAAAGGAACAGAAGCATGGCTCAATAA